In one Flavobacteriales bacterium genomic region, the following are encoded:
- the plsY gene encoding glycerol-3-phosphate 1-O-acyltransferase PlsY, whose translation MDFPWVYGSFAMVIAYLCGSVPTSVWWGKALFGVDVREHGSRNAGATNTFRVLGPQAAIPVLLIDVLKGFLPVRLLPNLTDLQPDTAPWMWFRVALVLAAVVGHLYPVLAGFRGGKGVATSLGGVLAVHPGAAGICVAVFAVVFLLSRYVSLSSLAAAAAFPLAVAVVFREPSPIKVGFAIVLCVLVFYTHRENIGRLLRGEENRLSLAGRSGRPR comes from the coding sequence ATGGACTTCCCTTGGGTGTACGGCAGCTTCGCGATGGTCATCGCCTACCTCTGCGGCAGCGTGCCCACCAGCGTGTGGTGGGGCAAGGCCCTCTTCGGTGTCGACGTGCGTGAGCATGGGAGCCGTAACGCAGGCGCCACCAACACCTTCCGCGTACTCGGCCCCCAGGCGGCCATCCCGGTGCTGCTTATCGACGTGCTCAAGGGCTTCCTGCCGGTACGCCTGCTGCCCAACCTCACTGACCTTCAGCCCGATACCGCGCCTTGGATGTGGTTCCGGGTGGCCTTGGTGCTAGCGGCGGTGGTCGGGCACCTGTATCCAGTGCTGGCCGGCTTCAGAGGTGGTAAGGGCGTGGCCACCTCATTGGGAGGTGTGCTGGCCGTGCATCCCGGCGCGGCAGGCATCTGCGTGGCCGTTTTCGCGGTCGTATTCCTGCTGTCGCGGTACGTCTCGCTCAGCTCGCTGGCGGCGGCCGCGGCGTTCCCCCTGGCGGTGGCCGTCGTATTCCGCGAGCCCAGCCCCATCAAGGTCGGGTTCGCCATCGTGCTCTGCGTGCTGGTCTTCTACACGCACCGTGAGAACATCGGGCGGCTCCTGCGAGGCGAGGAGAATCGCCTTAGCCTCGCCGGCAGGAGCGGCAGACCCCGGTGA
- the prmA gene encoding 50S ribosomal protein L11 methyltransferase produces the protein MPYTQVTFLIAPVAPWRDLLAAELADIGFDSFEEGFTDPMGGSGELKAYIRSDRFDERALRELLSLRDPHASISWGAEEIADRNWNAEWESSFQAVEVGDRVRIRADFHPSRPGFEHELVITPRMAFGTGHHATTRMMVQAMLDHDLAGRAVCDLGCGTGVLAILAERMGAQRVLAIDNDPGAVDNARHNAVLNGCHAITVEKGDAESLRGLAFDAILANIERNVLLDAMPVMAAALNPGGVLFLSGFVPGDRHMLAQRAKACGLDLAERLQEGDWALLGCRKP, from the coding sequence GTGCCATATACCCAGGTCACTTTCCTCATCGCCCCGGTGGCGCCTTGGCGCGACCTGCTCGCCGCGGAGCTCGCGGACATCGGATTCGACAGCTTCGAGGAGGGCTTCACGGACCCGATGGGAGGCAGCGGCGAACTGAAGGCCTACATCCGCAGCGACCGGTTCGATGAGCGGGCGCTCCGGGAGCTGCTCAGCCTGCGCGATCCGCACGCTTCCATTTCCTGGGGCGCCGAGGAGATCGCCGACCGCAATTGGAACGCCGAGTGGGAGAGCAGCTTCCAGGCGGTGGAAGTGGGCGACCGGGTCAGGATCCGCGCCGATTTCCACCCCAGCCGCCCCGGATTCGAGCACGAGCTGGTGATCACGCCTCGCATGGCCTTCGGCACCGGTCACCATGCCACCACGCGCATGATGGTGCAGGCCATGCTCGATCACGACCTGGCCGGCAGGGCGGTCTGCGACCTGGGGTGCGGAACCGGGGTGCTCGCCATCCTGGCCGAGCGCATGGGGGCCCAGCGCGTGCTGGCCATCGATAACGACCCGGGCGCCGTGGACAATGCGCGCCACAATGCCGTGCTCAATGGTTGTCATGCCATCACTGTGGAAAAGGGCGATGCGGAAAGCCTGCGCGGCCTGGCCTTCGACGCTATTTTGGCCAACATCGAACGCAACGTCCTGCTCGATGCCATGCCGGTGATGGCCGCCGCGCTCAATCCCGGTGGGGTGCTGTTCCTCAGCGGCTTCGTGCCCGGCGACCGGCACATGCTGGCGCAGCGCGCGAAGGCCTGCGGCTTGGATCTTGCCGAGCGCCTGCAGGAAGGCGATTGGGCGCTGCTCGGATGCCGCAAGCCATGA
- a CDS encoding O-antigen ligase family protein: protein MSATDPAIGEGRLPSRIGGLGRWAWLVLCFVMPISGRLVPVPLVAAVALLLAQGLWSGRSMRWSLPWPLAAFYALHVLGMAWTADWQFGLFDLQIKLGLILLPLAAGVLGAGRPGALRESMIAFSAGLAVAIGLSSWKAAACYAASGNAACFTQSALSFELHPSYAAWYASWAILYWGHELIAGRVRQPWLRSAALAHLPILLAFAFMLGSRSGAVALAAVALILLTQAVLTLRSAMRWAILGAAALAMGGGLVIGGGTLAERAFSAVAAVRLARSGDAAIYASEGGSEMRMVAWICSTECLQGAPFGAGTGDIKEALVACYASKKAVPAMERRLNSHSQFLQGGVALGWPGLLLALLIPLVPLAQGFRRRSLLLAGFALLLLTGAAVESVLEVQAGVALVGAFLGLLSLKGHSVPSEGGGRA, encoded by the coding sequence GTGAGCGCGACGGACCCGGCAATTGGCGAAGGCCGCCTGCCTTCCCGGATCGGCGGGCTGGGCCGATGGGCGTGGCTGGTCCTCTGTTTCGTGATGCCCATCAGCGGGAGGCTGGTGCCGGTGCCCTTGGTGGCTGCTGTCGCACTGCTACTGGCCCAGGGCCTGTGGTCCGGGCGAAGCATGCGGTGGAGCCTGCCGTGGCCGCTGGCCGCCTTCTACGCGCTGCACGTGCTTGGCATGGCGTGGACCGCCGACTGGCAGTTCGGGCTCTTCGACCTTCAGATCAAGCTGGGGCTGATCCTGCTGCCCCTCGCGGCTGGCGTGCTGGGCGCCGGCCGGCCCGGGGCCCTGCGCGAAAGCATGATTGCCTTTTCCGCCGGTCTGGCCGTTGCCATAGGGCTGAGCAGCTGGAAGGCAGCCGCATGCTACGCGGCATCGGGCAATGCCGCCTGCTTCACGCAGAGCGCCCTCTCCTTCGAGCTGCACCCGAGCTATGCGGCGTGGTATGCCAGCTGGGCCATCCTGTATTGGGGCCATGAGCTGATCGCGGGCCGGGTGCGGCAGCCCTGGCTCCGCTCAGCCGCACTGGCGCACCTGCCGATCCTCCTCGCCTTCGCCTTCATGCTCGGGAGCCGTAGCGGTGCCGTGGCGCTGGCGGCGGTGGCGCTCATCCTGTTGACCCAGGCGGTGCTCACGTTGCGGTCCGCCATGCGGTGGGCCATCCTCGGTGCTGCGGCGCTCGCCATGGGCGGTGGGCTGGTGATAGGAGGGGGGACGCTGGCGGAGCGGGCCTTCAGCGCGGTGGCCGCGGTTCGCTTGGCACGGTCGGGTGATGCCGCGATCTATGCCTCGGAGGGCGGAAGCGAGATGCGGATGGTGGCTTGGATCTGCAGCACGGAATGCCTGCAAGGCGCCCCTTTCGGCGCCGGCACGGGCGACATCAAGGAGGCCCTGGTCGCCTGCTATGCTTCGAAGAAAGCGGTTCCGGCCATGGAGCGGCGCCTCAACAGCCATTCCCAATTCCTGCAGGGGGGAGTGGCCCTCGGCTGGCCGGGCCTGCTGCTCGCTCTGCTGATACCTCTGGTGCCCTTGGCACAGGGCTTCCGGCGGCGGTCCTTGCTGCTGGCCGGCTTCGCACTCCTGCTGCTCACCGGGGCTGCGGTGGAATCCGTGCTGGAGGTGCAGGCCGGGGTGGCCCTGGTGGGTGCCTTCCTCGGCCTGCTCTCGCTGAAGGGGCATTCTGTCCCGTCGGAAGGCGGCGGTCGCGCCTGA
- a CDS encoding ABC transporter permease has protein sequence MSKHRIVLEPGSSDRRYWQDLWTYRGLFGFLAWRDILVRYKQTAIGVLWSIIRPLLTLGVMAFLGWLFESSVPGDTPRLLLVGAATLPWTFFSTAFSESANSLIANSNLLTKVYFPRLIVPASTVIVCLIDFLISFAILAVLMAVYRHAPGIEILALPLFLLLALVTALGSGLLIAALNVRYRDFRYIVPFIVQFGLYVSPVAFSSADIFGSARIPEALKLLYAMNPMVGVIDGFRWCLLGSSVQLYLPGFAISVGISLLLLAAGIRYFRRTERGFADVI, from the coding sequence ATGAGCAAGCACCGAATCGTCCTCGAGCCTGGCTCGTCCGACCGCCGTTATTGGCAGGACCTGTGGACCTACCGCGGGCTATTCGGCTTCCTAGCCTGGCGCGACATCCTGGTGCGCTACAAGCAGACGGCGATCGGGGTGCTTTGGAGCATCATCCGGCCGCTGCTCACGCTCGGGGTGATGGCCTTCCTTGGCTGGCTGTTCGAGAGCAGCGTGCCGGGTGACACGCCACGCCTGCTGCTGGTGGGGGCCGCCACGCTCCCATGGACCTTCTTCAGCACGGCCTTCAGCGAGAGCGCCAACAGCCTCATCGCCAACAGCAATCTGCTCACCAAGGTGTACTTCCCGAGGCTCATCGTACCGGCGAGCACGGTCATCGTCTGCCTGATCGACTTCCTCATCTCCTTCGCCATCCTGGCCGTGCTCATGGCGGTCTATCGCCATGCTCCGGGCATCGAGATCCTGGCCCTTCCGCTGTTCCTCCTGCTGGCGCTGGTGACGGCCCTGGGCAGCGGCCTGCTCATCGCCGCGCTCAATGTGCGCTACCGCGATTTCCGCTACATCGTACCCTTCATCGTGCAATTCGGCCTGTACGTGTCGCCGGTGGCCTTCTCCAGCGCGGACATATTCGGCAGCGCCCGCATCCCGGAGGCCCTGAAGCTGCTGTACGCGATGAACCCCATGGTGGGCGTGATCGACGGTTTCCGCTGGTGCCTGCTGGGGAGCAGCGTCCAGCTCTACCTGCCCGGCTTCGCGATCAGCGTGGGCATCAGCCTGCTGCTGCTCGCGGCCGGCATCCGCTACTTCCGGCGCACCGAGCGGGGCTTCGCCGACGTCATCTGA
- a CDS encoding polysaccharide ABC transporter ATP-binding protein produces the protein MAAPIITVERLSKHYRLRTEAGPRYTALRDVIAERAKGLFSRRRPRATMEEFKALDEVSFTVEAGDRVGIIGRNGAGKSTLLKVLSRITEPTKGRVTIDGRVASLLEVGTGFHPELTGRENIFLNGAILGMSRAEIAARFDEIVAFAEVERFLDTPVKRYSSGMYVRLAFAVAAHLEPEILIVDEVLAVGDAAFQRKCLGKMESVAGEGRTVLFVSHQMDAVQRLCNKGLLLHQGRLAANGPMQEVIRHYLQRNAAAEAEFHFTAPPDGPAAHATSAVIEDGSGHPAPEVPIGAPWRVRVRFTVNRPLEGFVIALGVSTLLDLPIRTTWSKACALEPGRYEALFTSDGIHLTDGQYKLIIGLSEQGRTLHYLPGPATLSISDVSDLAGDSRIVNNRSGLLLNQMETAIQRIS, from the coding sequence ATGGCCGCACCGATCATCACCGTCGAGCGCCTCAGCAAGCACTACCGGCTGCGGACCGAAGCGGGGCCGCGGTACACCGCCCTGCGCGATGTGATCGCGGAGCGGGCGAAGGGGCTCTTCAGCCGCCGCCGCCCGCGGGCCACCATGGAGGAGTTCAAGGCACTGGATGAGGTGAGCTTCACCGTGGAGGCCGGCGACCGGGTGGGGATCATCGGGCGAAATGGCGCAGGGAAGAGCACCCTGCTGAAGGTGCTCAGCCGGATCACGGAGCCCACCAAGGGACGCGTTACCATCGATGGAAGGGTGGCCAGCCTGCTGGAGGTGGGCACGGGCTTCCATCCGGAGCTCACCGGGCGCGAGAACATCTTCCTCAACGGGGCCATCCTGGGCATGAGCCGTGCGGAGATCGCGGCGAGGTTCGATGAGATCGTCGCCTTCGCCGAGGTAGAGCGCTTCCTCGATACGCCCGTGAAGCGCTACAGCAGCGGCATGTACGTACGCCTGGCCTTCGCCGTGGCCGCCCACCTCGAACCCGAGATCCTCATCGTGGACGAGGTGCTGGCCGTGGGCGATGCCGCGTTCCAGCGCAAATGCCTGGGCAAGATGGAGAGCGTGGCCGGCGAAGGCCGCACGGTGCTCTTCGTGAGCCACCAGATGGATGCCGTTCAGCGCCTCTGCAACAAAGGCCTGCTGCTGCACCAGGGCAGGCTGGCGGCGAACGGTCCCATGCAGGAGGTGATCAGGCATTACCTGCAGCGCAACGCCGCCGCTGAGGCGGAGTTCCACTTCACGGCCCCTCCGGATGGCCCGGCGGCCCATGCCACGAGCGCGGTCATCGAGGACGGCAGCGGGCATCCTGCGCCGGAAGTGCCCATCGGCGCTCCGTGGCGCGTGCGCGTGCGCTTCACGGTGAACCGGCCCTTGGAGGGCTTCGTCATCGCCCTGGGCGTGAGCACGCTGCTTGACCTGCCGATCCGCACCACCTGGAGCAAGGCCTGCGCCCTGGAGCCTGGCCGCTATGAGGCGCTCTTCACCAGCGATGGCATCCACCTCACCGATGGCCAATACAAGCTGATCATCGGCCTGTCGGAGCAGGGGCGCACCCTCCACTATCTGCCGGGACCGGCCACCTTGAGCATCAGCGATGTCAGCGACCTGGCCGGTGACTCGCGCATCGTGAACAACAGAAGCGGCCTCCTGCTGAACCAGATGGAGACGGCGATACAACGCATCAGCTGA
- a CDS encoding methyltransferase domain-containing protein: MFFPDRITGIREGHRVLEVGPGADPHPRSDVLLEMAFEDPEAYGRQFGHDRPLVTEKEVVYYDGSRFPFADGTFDYVICSHVVEHVPDVESFVGECFRVARRGYFEYPLCYYEYLYNFDVHLNLVKHTDGVLRYMKKSETAIDSFRPVQALLQESLTKGYIGTLNELLPWLMEGFQWEAPFPVQRVHDLASVCHAGALLPMRTEPPVHALGPRRLLRELAASIRMRILPPS; the protein is encoded by the coding sequence ATGTTCTTCCCAGATCGCATCACCGGCATCCGCGAAGGCCATCGCGTGCTCGAGGTCGGCCCCGGCGCCGACCCACATCCCCGCTCGGATGTGCTGCTGGAGATGGCTTTCGAGGATCCCGAAGCGTACGGAAGGCAGTTCGGGCACGATCGCCCGCTCGTGACGGAAAAGGAGGTGGTGTACTACGATGGTAGCCGCTTCCCCTTTGCCGACGGGACGTTCGACTACGTGATCTGCTCGCACGTGGTGGAGCATGTGCCCGATGTCGAATCGTTCGTGGGGGAATGCTTCCGGGTCGCTCGGCGGGGCTACTTCGAGTATCCGCTGTGCTACTATGAGTACCTGTACAACTTCGACGTGCACCTCAACCTGGTCAAGCATACGGACGGGGTGCTGCGCTACATGAAGAAGAGCGAAACGGCCATCGACAGCTTCAGGCCGGTGCAGGCGCTGCTCCAGGAATCCCTCACCAAGGGCTACATCGGCACGTTGAACGAGCTGCTGCCCTGGCTCATGGAAGGCTTTCAGTGGGAGGCCCCATTCCCCGTGCAGCGCGTGCACGACCTGGCTTCCGTCTGCCATGCCGGCGCCCTGCTGCCGATGAGAACAGAACCGCCCGTGCATGCCCTGGGCCCGCGTCGCCTGCTCCGCGAGCTGGCCGCTTCCATCCGCATGCGCATCCTGCCACCGTCATGA
- a CDS encoding glycosyltransferase yields the protein METVSVIIPTFNRAALLERAVRSALEQGDAVLEVLVCDDGSTDDTRTRTAAIGDARVKWVDGPRAGRPAVPRNRGINAAAGEWLAFLDDDDRWLPGKLKRQFEAMRRTGAQASCTNAQRMAPDGKDRGTYFTDGDAILALADLLPVNRVICSSVIARRDHVLRCGGFPEAPDLRALEDYALWLRLSLAARFAYCAEPLVAYMDAPEGSVRSDSLPLPVQRDRVLSDLWRWGRAGRFGPGQRSLVTRYLRGARRSAGRPLHHWLFLR from the coding sequence ATGGAGACCGTCAGCGTCATCATCCCCACCTTCAACAGGGCCGCGCTGCTGGAAAGGGCGGTACGCAGCGCGTTGGAGCAGGGCGATGCCGTGCTGGAGGTGCTCGTCTGCGATGATGGCAGCACGGACGACACGCGCACGCGAACGGCAGCGATCGGCGACGCGCGGGTGAAGTGGGTCGATGGCCCTCGTGCCGGACGTCCGGCCGTGCCGCGCAACAGGGGCATCAACGCGGCTGCCGGCGAATGGCTGGCCTTCCTCGACGATGACGACCGCTGGCTCCCCGGCAAGCTGAAGCGCCAATTCGAGGCGATGCGGCGAACCGGCGCCCAAGCCTCCTGCACCAACGCGCAGCGCATGGCTCCGGACGGCAAGGACCGGGGCACCTACTTCACGGATGGCGATGCCATTCTCGCCCTGGCCGACCTGCTGCCCGTGAATCGCGTGATCTGCAGCTCGGTGATCGCACGACGCGACCACGTCCTGCGTTGCGGCGGCTTCCCTGAGGCGCCTGACCTGAGGGCCCTGGAGGACTATGCGCTCTGGCTGCGGCTCAGCCTCGCTGCGCGCTTCGCCTACTGCGCTGAGCCGCTGGTGGCCTACATGGATGCACCGGAGGGCAGCGTGCGCAGCGACTCGCTTCCGCTCCCCGTTCAGCGCGACCGGGTGCTCTCCGACCTCTGGCGCTGGGGGCGTGCAGGCCGCTTCGGCCCTGGGCAACGCAGCCTCGTAACGCGCTACCTGCGCGGCGCACGACGCTCCGCGGGCCGTCCCCTTCATCACTGGTTATTCCTGCGGTGA
- a CDS encoding alpha-1,2-fucosyltransferase, with protein MSAVIVRLMGGLGNQMFQYATGHAAAKRLGVPLLLDRTFLDSRPAGMDWTPRDFELDVFAAPIAFADPGQVAILRRPIDQPLHRRLRRLLPSLYPSVILERHPGLDAAVLRCKAPVYLEGFWQNEGHFIAVAEELRSALFVPREAPDARNRALAGAMQASVSASVHVRRGDYATNADTARYHGVCPPAYFHGAARELAERHGVDRFFVFSDDPDWVQSNLSFPRPSEHIAHNTGRAAHWDLWLMKQCRHHIIANSSFSWWGAWLDPRPEKEVIAPARWFAGTDTPASAIIPSAWTAR; from the coding sequence ATGAGCGCTGTGATCGTGCGCCTGATGGGTGGGCTGGGCAACCAGATGTTCCAGTACGCCACCGGCCATGCTGCGGCGAAGCGGCTGGGCGTGCCTTTGCTCCTCGACCGCACCTTTCTCGACAGCAGGCCGGCCGGGATGGATTGGACGCCACGCGACTTCGAGCTCGACGTGTTCGCGGCGCCCATCGCTTTCGCCGACCCCGGGCAAGTGGCCATCCTGCGCCGCCCCATCGACCAGCCGCTCCATCGCCGGCTCCGCCGGTTGCTGCCCAGCCTCTATCCCTCTGTTATCCTGGAGCGGCACCCGGGCCTCGATGCGGCTGTGCTGCGCTGCAAGGCACCGGTCTACCTCGAAGGCTTCTGGCAGAACGAAGGCCATTTCATAGCGGTAGCGGAGGAACTGCGCTCTGCGCTCTTCGTACCCCGCGAAGCACCCGATGCCCGCAATCGCGCCCTGGCGGGGGCCATGCAGGCCAGTGTGAGCGCCAGCGTGCACGTGCGCCGCGGCGATTATGCGACGAATGCCGACACAGCCCGCTACCATGGCGTCTGCCCGCCGGCTTACTTCCATGGAGCAGCCCGGGAGCTTGCCGAGCGGCACGGCGTGGACCGGTTCTTCGTATTCAGCGATGATCCGGACTGGGTGCAGTCAAACCTCTCCTTCCCACGGCCCTCCGAGCACATTGCGCACAATACCGGACGGGCTGCCCACTGGGACCTTTGGCTCATGAAGCAGTGCCGCCACCACATCATCGCGAACAGCAGCTTCAGTTGGTGGGGCGCATGGCTCGATCCGCGCCCCGAAAAAGAGGTGATCGCGCCGGCACGCTGGTTCGCCGGTACCGATACCCCGGCCTCGGCCATCATCCCTTCCGCATGGACCGCCCGTTGA
- a CDS encoding glycosyltransferase family 4 protein — protein MDRPLSIAHCVEAYPPSIGGMAEVVRQLSERMARQGHMVTVLTSAHPQRTSGMLNGVKVRSFAIKGNAVDGIQGGSGPYVDALRQGGFDVVTFFAAQQWATDAALPHLAEIGARKVFVPTGFSALRDPRWAAYYRSMPAWLAAMDLNVFHSEGYQDAAFAARLGLTNTVLIPNGASEEEFSGAVTGDIRGGLNLPENGQLVLHVGSFTGIKGHKEALELFIRAETADATLLLIGNGVHALEHAYRTHPRFLGLRLRARLRRKRIAFYEWDRRSTVAALRQSDLFLFPSNLECSPIVLFEAMAAGVPFLASDAGNAAEIARWSDGGWIMPGRRDEKGLVRTNIAAGARRLSVLLADRSLLQRTGEAGRRAWRERFTWERIAHRYLEEYQRLVLRQP, from the coding sequence ATGGACCGCCCGTTGAGCATCGCCCACTGCGTGGAGGCCTATCCGCCATCCATCGGTGGCATGGCCGAGGTGGTGCGGCAGCTCAGCGAACGCATGGCGCGGCAAGGGCACATGGTCACCGTGCTCACGAGCGCGCATCCCCAGCGCACCTCAGGCATGCTGAACGGCGTCAAGGTCCGCTCGTTCGCCATCAAGGGCAACGCGGTGGACGGCATCCAAGGCGGATCGGGACCCTATGTGGATGCCTTGCGCCAAGGCGGGTTCGACGTGGTCACATTCTTCGCCGCGCAGCAATGGGCCACGGATGCGGCGCTACCCCACCTGGCGGAGATCGGTGCGAGGAAGGTCTTCGTGCCGACAGGCTTCTCGGCATTGCGCGACCCGCGGTGGGCCGCCTACTACCGCAGCATGCCGGCATGGCTTGCCGCCATGGACCTGAACGTCTTCCATAGCGAAGGTTACCAGGATGCGGCATTCGCCGCCAGGCTGGGATTGACGAATACGGTGCTCATCCCCAACGGAGCGTCGGAGGAGGAATTCAGCGGCGCGGTCACAGGCGACATCAGAGGCGGATTGAACTTGCCGGAAAACGGGCAGCTCGTGCTGCATGTGGGATCCTTCACGGGGATCAAGGGGCACAAGGAGGCGCTGGAACTCTTCATCCGCGCAGAAACGGCAGATGCGACACTGCTCCTCATCGGCAATGGCGTACATGCCTTGGAGCATGCCTACCGCACGCACCCGCGCTTCCTAGGGCTCCGGCTGCGCGCACGCCTGCGCCGCAAGCGGATCGCCTTCTACGAGTGGGACCGGCGGAGCACGGTCGCGGCCCTGCGGCAATCAGACCTGTTCCTGTTCCCCAGCAACCTGGAATGCTCACCCATCGTGCTGTTCGAGGCGATGGCAGCGGGCGTGCCCTTCCTTGCGTCCGATGCGGGCAACGCCGCGGAGATCGCGCGCTGGTCCGATGGCGGCTGGATAATGCCGGGAAGGCGCGATGAGAAAGGCCTGGTGCGCACGAACATCGCTGCGGGCGCACGGCGGCTCTCCGTGCTGCTAGCCGATCGCAGCCTGCTGCAGCGCACTGGCGAAGCGGGGCGACGAGCCTGGCGGGAGCGATTCACCTGGGAGCGCATCGCCCACCGCTACCTGGAGGAGTATCAACGGCTCGTGCTTCGGCAACCATGA
- a CDS encoding glycosyltransferase: protein MTQAADRPPLVTVLLPVHNASAYLQRTIDSISAQTLADHEVIAIDDGSTDGSAAILQAHAGPRFRIIRHAANQGLVASLNEGLAEARGRYIARMDADDLMHPERLERQAAWMDGHPEVAVLATCVGLINADGEPCGTWDTDQRAVTEADIADLLPRTNCIAHPTVMLRRDALGGLRYEDRQRGAEDWDLWLRLMARGARIAKLPEQLVQYRVHASSVMAESKREVPLEIRLMTVRQRFLTGELSRGRFGRVHAAVAAAQVRTLGRYLIHRTIRPLARDAYRMLTYSPWKLLRERAAIKKALSDWQGRHLLLFPYLHTGGAEQVHADILGTIADQRPLCLITGFSRDRSFLPRFAASAPVIEVPRLVNHPCTRTAARRWIARALDSRTDAHLFASNCAQFFELLPELSPHVRTAYLQHAFLYQPKGNAQHRAWLRHFPRVHRYVFIAEHARSQYRSFLLAHHMTSAQFGKLQLITNRVHRFAPPLQHTWPVRLLFVGRDSPEKRPELFQRIIERLHAEAKGRFMATAVGIRARECAAPIAFEGEVTDPARLADLYAAHDIIVVTSSREGFPLVVQEAMAHGLAVAAAPVGDIPIRLDGQCAIIAGSAEAATTEQDLVAGLKALELDRDRLWAMRQAAFTKARLEYDGAPFQAAYRELFGCTKGNA, encoded by the coding sequence ATGACCCAGGCTGCAGACCGACCACCGCTGGTGACCGTGCTCCTGCCCGTGCACAACGCGAGCGCATACCTCCAGCGGACGATTGACAGCATCAGCGCGCAGACGCTCGCTGACCATGAGGTCATCGCCATCGACGACGGATCGACGGATGGGAGCGCTGCCATCCTCCAGGCGCACGCCGGCCCGCGCTTCCGCATCATCCGCCATGCCGCCAATCAAGGCCTCGTGGCATCGCTGAACGAGGGCCTGGCGGAGGCCCGCGGCCGCTACATCGCCCGGATGGACGCCGATGACCTCATGCACCCGGAGCGCTTGGAGCGGCAGGCGGCTTGGATGGATGGGCATCCGGAGGTCGCTGTGCTGGCCACATGCGTCGGCCTTATCAATGCCGATGGCGAACCCTGCGGCACCTGGGATACGGATCAGAGAGCCGTGACCGAGGCCGATATCGCGGACCTGCTCCCACGCACCAACTGCATCGCCCACCCCACGGTGATGCTTCGGCGGGATGCCCTTGGAGGACTCCGCTACGAAGACCGCCAGCGCGGCGCCGAGGATTGGGACCTTTGGCTTCGGCTGATGGCCCGCGGTGCGCGGATCGCCAAGCTGCCGGAGCAGCTGGTGCAGTACCGTGTGCATGCATCGAGCGTGATGGCGGAGAGCAAGCGGGAGGTCCCGCTGGAGATCCGGCTGATGACCGTCCGCCAGCGCTTCCTGACCGGGGAACTGAGCCGGGGCCGGTTCGGCCGCGTGCATGCAGCCGTGGCGGCCGCCCAGGTCCGGACCCTGGGCCGGTACCTGATCCACCGCACGATTCGCCCCTTGGCGCGCGACGCATACCGGATGCTGACCTACTCTCCTTGGAAGCTGCTGCGCGAGCGTGCAGCCATCAAGAAGGCGCTCAGTGATTGGCAGGGACGCCACCTCCTCCTCTTCCCCTACCTCCATACGGGCGGTGCCGAGCAGGTGCATGCCGACATCCTGGGCACGATAGCGGACCAGCGCCCGCTCTGCCTCATCACCGGCTTCTCGCGCGACCGGAGCTTCCTTCCGCGATTCGCGGCGAGCGCCCCTGTCATCGAGGTGCCGCGGCTGGTCAACCACCCTTGCACCCGCACGGCCGCGCGCCGGTGGATCGCCCGCGCCCTGGATTCGCGCACCGATGCGCATCTCTTCGCCAGCAACTGTGCACAGTTCTTCGAACTGCTGCCGGAGCTCTCGCCTCATGTGCGCACGGCCTACCTGCAGCACGCCTTCCTCTACCAGCCCAAGGGGAATGCACAGCATCGGGCCTGGCTGCGCCACTTCCCGCGCGTGCATCGCTACGTGTTCATCGCCGAGCACGCCCGGTCGCAGTACCGCAGCTTCCTGCTTGCGCACCATATGACCTCCGCGCAGTTCGGCAAGCTGCAGCTCATCACCAACCGCGTGCACCGCTTTGCACCGCCCCTGCAGCACACGTGGCCCGTCCGGCTGCTCTTCGTGGGCCGTGACAGCCCGGAGAAAAGGCCGGAGCTCTTCCAGCGCATCATTGAACGCCTGCACGCCGAAGCCAAGGGCCGGTTCATGGCCACGGCGGTCGGCATAAGGGCGCGGGAATGCGCGGCGCCCATCGCCTTCGAGGGAGAGGTCACGGATCCGGCTCGACTGGCCGATCTCTACGCCGCCCATGATATCATCGTGGTCACCTCCTCGCGCGAAGGATTCCCGCTCGTGGTGCAGGAAGCCATGGCGCATGGGTTGGCCGTCGCAGCCGCACCGGTCGGTGATATCCCGATCCGGCTCGACGGGCAATGCGCCATCATCGCGGGCTCGGCTGAGGCTGCGACCACCGAGCAGGATCTGGTGGCAGGATTGAAAGCGCTCGAACTCGACCGGGACAGGCTCTGGGCCATGCGCCAGGCCGCGTTCACCAAAGCGCGGCTCGAGTACGACGGCGCCCCCTTCCAAGCTGCCTACCGGGAACTCTTCGGCTGCACCAAGGGCAACGCGTGA